Within Henriciella litoralis, the genomic segment TATTGCCCTTAGGCGCGAAGTTCCGCGTATTATTGTGGTGGATGTTATTGTCGTAGATCTTGGTGGAGTTGCCGCCCATCACAGGCAGGTCCGGCAGATCGAAAACCAGGATGCCGCCGGTATTATTGGTGACTTCATTGCCATAGACTTCGGCATTCGTGGAGTTCTCGATCTCGATGCCCGCCACATTGTATTCGGCGGTGGAGTCGCGAACGATGATTTTGTCCGACTGGCCGACATAGATGCCCGCATCGGACGCCCCGCGCACGGTCACATCCTCAACCAGCACATCCGTGCTCTCAACCGGATAGACGCCGTAAGCGCCGTTTACTTCATCCGGCTCACCAAGCCATTCCACCGTCAGGTCACGGTAGATGATCCGGTCGGCGCCCTTGGACTTGATGCCGTCGCCCTTGGTTTCCTGAATGGTGAAATCGGTCAGCGTGACATCATCCGACGTGACCAGCAGCCCTTCGCCAGAGCCGCGCTGGCCTGAGAAGTCCAGAATGGTCTCGCCCTGCCCGGCCCCGGTCAGCGTGACGCCATCGACATCCAGCGACAGACCATCGGTCATCATGAATTTCCCGGCCGGCAGGGTGATCGTGCTGCCTTCTTCGGCCTGGATCAGCGCTGTCTGAAGCCGTGCCTGGAAATCATCGCCAGCCTCAAGCGCGACGTCGCTGCTTGTTTGTGCCTCGGCGGCGTCAGTCGATGCCTCTGCGTCTGCGTCAGGGGCGGGCGCGGTCTTCGCACTATCGTCTGCCCCACCACTGCACGCCGCCAGCAAGGTGATGGCCGCAACCGAACCCAGAATAGACTGTCTCATGAGATCTCCCGTCATTTTTATATGACGCGAGTGTCACGTTTTTTGAGCTTTTCGGCAAGCGCAATTGATAAAGTTCTCTGGCGCCCGCCGCCGCGCTTATTTCAACTGGCTATCCTTGGAGCCGCGCCTGTTGATCCCGCCGCGCCGGGTCATGATCTCGTCGCGCTCGGACTGGCATGCGACACAGAACCGGACGCCCGGCACCGACTCGCGGCGCTTTTCCGGAATCGGGTCACCGCACTCCACGCACTCTTTCAGGCTTTCACGCGCAGGGGCCCGCATGGCGCGAAGGCGCTGCAGCTCATCCTGTATCGAGTCCTCGATCTGTTCATGGACTGCGCCGTCTCGTGACCAACCGCCTGCCATCTGCCTGCTCCTGCCTGTCTGATTGAGGCGTCATCGCCCTTATCAAACCAACGTAAGGCCAGCGCGCTTGTTCCTCATCCGCCCCGTGCCTCACTCATTGGAGGCCACGTCTGGCGAGGCCGATGGAGGGAATTTCCGGGCATAGTGATTATACGGGTTGCGGCAATAGGCGGTCTTCAGGCCACCCACATCCTCCGCCGTCGCAGCTGCGCTGCGTCGGCGAAAAATCAACCGACCGGCAGACAATACCTGTCACGAAGAGATTGGCTGGTCGATCGCCAGACAGGCGGGACGCCCCCCTCTCAGAACAAGGAAGAGCGCCGGAGACATTCGGCGCTCTCTGCATATCAGGCGGCGAGCCTAGCTTTCGAGACCAAAATATTTGTACGCATTCCTGCGATCACCCCAGTACGGCCAGACATAGGACGGCAACTGGATTTTCGTGATCGGCTGCTGCTGAAAGGGGGCGGCCGGAACGTCGCCAACAAGGATGGCTTTGGTTCCAGAACTCGGTCCATTCGTGATGACCCATTCAGGGCGCTTACCGATCTTGCGCGGCAACTCGGTACGGAAAAAGGCCAGGCCCTGTCTGTACTCGTCCGCCCAGCGGTCACGGTATGACGTCACATCGAAATTCGAATTGAGCTCTTTTGCCCCGGCAATGCGCGCCTCGACAGTCGCCGGACGGCCGCGCCCTTTCAGGTAGCAGCTCCTGTTCGGTGCGCCACGAAAGCCCATGAAGCCCGTACGCTTTGCATCGACACCATTGGCAATTGCACCGCCCTCATAAGCGCTGACGACAATGCCATCGATTTCCACGCCCGGCGCTGTCTGGATATTCCAGAGCACGGCATCGTAGGAGGTCAGGACAAGGAAAACAGGCGCATCGGTCTCGGTCACCAGCACGTCGACGCGGCCCAGCCATTCAACCGCGTTTCCCTTGGCAAAAGCAGCCGCATGCCTCGCAATCGCCGCGCTCTCGAAACTCGATGAGGCCATCGCTTTGGCGATCTGATCTGACAACTGGATTCGCTGCTGCAGCTGTTCGGCGCGCTTGCCGTCAGCAACATACTGAAGCGGAGTTTTTGCCCCGCCTCCATAGAAATAGGCATAGGCCACGCGCGCACCGGATGATGGCCGCGGCATCCGGCATTTGGCATTTGCATCAACAAATTCGAGGGGCGCCGGGGCCACCTTGTTGACGAGGACGGGCTGGCCGGTCGCGACCTCTCCCAGCACAGCTTCTGGCGCACCATCGACGGTTGAGACCGGATAGTCGGCCGGGATCTGATTTCCATGACTAGCGGATTTGAGCATCGCCTCTGAACACGCCGAGAGGCTCACCGTCAGCGCAATCAGGGCAAATCTCGTCAGCCGCCACATAAAAAAACCCTCCGCAATCGAGCCAGAAGCTTAATCACGGAGGGTTTGATTTATGCCGAACCCGATCTGTGAAATTTCACAGACGGGACAAGACTAGTAGCGGTAATGCTCAGGCTTGTATGGGCCTTCCTGCGTCACGCCGATATAATCGGCTTGCTCTTCGGACAGCTCTGTCAGGCCAACATTCAGCTTGGCAAGGTGAAGACGCGCGACCTTCTCATCGAGGTGCTTCGGCAGCGTGTAGACGGAGTTCTTGTACTCGCCATCATTCTTGTGAAGCGCGATCTGGGCCAGCGTCTGGTTGGTGAACGAGGCGGACATCACGAAGCTTGGGTGGCCCGTGGCGTTGCCGAGGTTCACAAGACGGCCTTCGGAAAGAAGGATGATGCGCTTGCCATCCGGGAACTCGATCATGTCGACTTGCGGCTTGATGTTCGTCCATTTGAAATTGCGGAGGCCCTCGACCTGAATTTCATTGTCGAAGTGGCCGATATTACAGACAATCGACATGTCCTTCATCGCCCGCATGTGATCGACGGTCAGGATGTCCTTGTTGCCGGTCGCGGTGACGAAGATGTCAGCTTTCGATGCCATCGTGTCGAGCGTCTGGACGTCATAGCCGTCCATCGCCGCCTGCAGAGCGCAGATCGGGTCAACTTCGGAAACCGTGACGCGGGCGCCGGCGCCGGACAGCGACGCTGCCGAGCCCTTGCCGACATCGCCATAGCCCGCGACGAAAGCGGTCTTGCCGGCCATCATCACATCGGTGCCGCGGCGGATCGCGTCGACCAGCGATTCCTTACAGCCATACTTGTTGTCGAACTTCGACTTGGTGACCGAGTCGTTGACGTTGATCGCCGGGAAAGGCAGCTCGCCCTTCTTCTCCAGCTGATAAAGACGGTTCACGCCGGTCGTTGTCTCTTCGGACACGCCCTTGATGCCAGCCTTGATACGGGCAAACCAGCCCGGGCTCTGCGCGATCCGCTTCTTGATCTGCTTGAAGAGAGCGACCTCTTCTTCGGAACCTGGCTTGTCGAGGATCGACGGGTCTTTCTCCGCCTTCTCACCGATGATCAGATACATGGTCGCGTCGCCGCCATCGTCGAGGATGAGGTTGACGGTCTTGCCATCTGGCCATTCGAAGATCTTGTCGCAGAAATCCCAATACTCTTCCAGCGTCTCACCCTTATGGGCGAAGACTGGCGTACCGGCATCCGCGATTGCGGCAGCAGCATGGTCCTGCGTCGAATAGATGTTGCAGCTTGCCCAGCGCACTTCAGCGCCCAGCGCTTCCAGCGTCTGGATCAGGACAGCCGTCTGGATCGTCATGTGCAGCGAACCGGCAATGCGAGCGCCCTTCAGCGGCTGCTCTGCGCCATACTCTTCGCGAGCGGCCATGAGGCCTGGCATTTCGGTTTCGGCGATGGTGATTTCCATACGGCCATAATCAGCCTGGGAGATATCGGCGACAGCGTAGTCATTAGCCATATCAATGTTCCTTTATACGTTTATATGAGCCTACTACCCAAGCATGCCCGTAAAGGCAAGAGCCAGAGCGGCGTGCCCGTCGGCTAGACTGCATTTGCTGGCCGGGCGCAGACAGCCGCAGGTGCCATGACGCCGCCTCATTCACCTTCCAGTCAGGTTCGCATCACTACGCACTTAGATCGCGCTGTGGTAATTTCGCAACGCCTCGCCTATCTTGGTAAAGGCGGCTGGCCTCTGGAGGTTCAATGACCCGGTTTCTTCTACTCTCGCTCCTGGGCGGCATCTGCGCCTTTCCCATCGCGCTCGCCCAGGCAGATGAGCCACTCAAAGCAAGCATTTCGGCTGACGATGACCTCGTTCGGCTGCCAGGATCGGGCCAGCTGAAATCAAAAGAAGCCCGCAAGAAACTGGACGCTGACAAACTGAAACCCGGCGGCGGCCTGCTCGCCTCTTTCGATATTGATCAGGACGGGCTGATTTCCGCCGACGAATTTGAGGCCGGCATCAAGCGCGCTTTCGCAGATGCAGATGAAAACGAAGACGGTGAGCTCACAGCGCTCGAACAACAGGCCTGGGCCGCCAGCCTGCCGACACGTGACGATTCCCTCTCCAACCCCACCCGCTTTGACCCCAATCTCGACCGCCGCGTAACCTTTGAAGAGTTCAGCAGCGTCATCATCGACCTCGGGAGCGACTATCGCGGCGAGGAGGATGCCCAATTGACGGTCGCCTCACTCAAGGCCTCCAAGAAGGAAGAGCGCAACCGCTTCCCGAACCTTCTTCAAGGCCAGTTCGAAACCCGCTCCGGCACCGCCAAAAATTGAACGCCAGGCTCATTTGATCTGTCAGAGGCGGCTAGCGGCAGCTAGCCCCCTGTCCCTCCGGCGCTTAGCCCGCTAAACCTTCCTTCCACACGAAGGAATCGCGCCCATGCCCACTGCACTGATCCATGCCTTGGGTTTAACAACACTGATGACCGTAGTCAGCGTGGTTCCGTTCGCGCTTCCAGCCAACGCCGAAGCGGCGGAAATTTGCGCGTCATCAGCAACTTATGAATTCGGCGGCGACATTTCACTTACAACGCGGACTGTTCCTGGCACGACACAGACAGATAACTGCTTTGACACTTCCATGTTGACGGAAATTTTTCATGATGGACATCTCGTTCATGCCTCGGCCACTCGGCTCGTTGATCTTGTTGTTCACGGAGACGACGTAGCCCCGGACAATATCGGCAACTTTTTATCCGATCGGGCACCAAAACCATTCGTATTCAACGCTGAAGACGTACCGGAATGGATGCCGGACGAAGCAATGCATGTCGCGCACAATGTGACAACAGGATGGTCTGAAGAGGCCTACCGCTTTATCCGGCAATCCGACACGGACTTGCTCTGTTACTGGACTGGCTATGAAGATTTCGAATGCGTCCAGATGTCCGGCGATTTCCCAGTGATTATGCACGGCGGGTCCTGACACCCCTACCGCTTCCTGCGATGTGCCGCTAAACCCGCAGCTACAGGAAGGATTCTCCCATGCCCACAGCGCCGATCAATGAAGACAGCCATCTCTACCTCATAGATGCGAGCGCCTACATCTTCCGCGCCTTCCATGCTCTGCCGCCGCTGAGCCGCGCCTCTGACGGCCTGCCTGTCGGCGCAGTCGCGGGCTTCTGCAACATGCTCTGGAAGCTGCTGGAAGAGCTGAAAGGCGACGACCGGCCGACCCATTTTGCCTGCGTGTTCGACAAGGGCAGCTACACCTTCCGCAATGATCTCTACCCCGATTACAAAGCCAACCGGGACGAGCCGCCAGAGGACCTGCGCCCGCAATTCCCGCTGGTGCGCGAAGCCTCCATCGCCTTTGCCTGCCACGCGCTCGAGCTGGAAGGCTATGAAGCCGACGATCTGATCGCGACCTATGCCCGCCAGGCCGAAGCCAAGGGCGCGCGCGTCACCATCGTCTCGTCAGATAAAGACCTGATGCAGCTCGTCACAGACAAGATCGTCATGCTCGACACGATGAAGAACAAGACCATCGACCGCGACGGCGTCTTCGAGAAATTCGGCGTCACGCCAGAACAGGTCGTCGATGTTCAGTCGCTCGCGGGCGACAGCACCGACAACGTCCCCGGCGCCCCCGGCATCGGCGTGAAGACCGCCGCCACTCTGCTCGCCGAATACAACACCGTCGAGGAACTGCTCGAGCGCGCCGAGGAGATCAAACAGCCCAAGCGCCGCCAGACCTTGATCGACTTTGCAGATCAGGTCCGCATCTCCAAAAAGCTCGTCACCCTCGAAGACAAGGTGCCCGTCGAAGTCCCGCTGGAAGACCTCGCCGTCTGCGACCCGGACCCGGAAACGCTGATCGAATTCCTTGAGCGGATGGAGTTTCGCACCATCACCCGCCGTGTGCGCGAAACCTTCGAAGCCGAAGGCGTCATCGAAGAACCAAGCCAGAGCGAGATCGGCTTCGACCGCGAGTCTTACGTCTGCATCCGCGACTTCAAGACCCTCGAAGACTGGATCGCCCGCGCCCACACTGCCGGCGTCATCGGCCTCGACACAGAGACAGACAGCCTCGACTGCCAGACCTGTAAGCTCGTCGGCATCTCGCTCGCCGTCGCGCCCAATGAGGCCGCCTACATCCCGCTCGCCCATATCGACCCGGACCATTCGGGCGGCGACGACATGTTCGACGCAGACCCGCCCCGCCAGATACGCCAGGAAGATGCGCTGAAAGCGCTAAAACCCCTACTCGAAAATCCGGCGGTGCTGAAAGTCGGCCAGAACTTCAAATATGACCTCACCGTCCTTGCCCGCCACGGCATCGACGTGACCCCCGTCGACGATACGATGCTGCTCTCCTTTGCCCTCCATGCCGGCATGCACGGCCACGGCATGGATGAGCTCTCAGAGCGCTACTTCCACCACACGCCCGTCCCCTTCAAGGAGGTGTGCGGCTCCGGGCAGAAGCAGATCACCTTTGACCGCGTCCCGCTCGACAAGGCGACCGAATACGCCGCCGAGGATGCCGACGTCACACTCCGCCTCTGGCAGATCTTCAAGCCGCGCCTGCATACCGAAAAAGTCACCACCGTCTATGAGACGCTCGACCGCCCGCTGATCCCGGTCCTCGCCGAAATGGAAAGCCACGGCATCAAGGTCGACCGCGACTTCCTCTCCCGCCTTTCAGCTGACTTCCAACAGCGCATGGCCGGCCTCGAAGATGACGCCTACAAGGCCGCGGGCACCGAATTCAACATGGGCTCGCCCAAACAGCTCGGCGAAATCCTCTTCGGTGAGATGGGCCTGCCCGGCGGCAAGAAAACCAAATCCGGCCAATGGTCGACCGATGCGAGCCAGCTCGAAACGCTCGCCGCGCAAGGCCATGAGCTGCCCCAGATCATCCTCGACTGGCGCACCCTCTCAAAGCTCCGCTCGACCTATACCGAAGCCCTGCAGGACGCGATCAATCCGAATACCGGCCGCGTCCACACCTCCTATTCCATGGCCGGCGCACAGACCGGCCGTCTCTCATCAACCGACCCGAACCTGCAGAATATCCCGATCCGCACCGAGGAAGGCCGCAAGATCCGCGAAGCCTTCATCGCCAAGGAAGGCAATGTCCTGATCAGCGCGGACTACAGCCAGATTGAGCTTCGCCTCCTCGCCCATATCGCCAATATCGACGCGCTGAAAAACGCCTTCAATGAAGGCCTCGACATCCACGCGATGACGGCGTCCGAAATGTTCGACACGCCCATCGAAGGCATGGACCCGATGGTCCGCCGCAAGGCAAAGGCGATCAATTTCGGCATCATCTACGGCATCTCCGCCTTCGGTCTCGCCAACCAGCTCGGCATCCAGCGCGGCGAAGCCTCGGACTATATCAACGCCTAT encodes:
- a CDS encoding parallel beta-helix domain-containing protein; this encodes MRQSILGSVAAITLLAACSGGADDSAKTAPAPDADAEASTDAAEAQTSSDVALEAGDDFQARLQTALIQAEEGSTITLPAGKFMMTDGLSLDVDGVTLTGAGQGETILDFSGQRGSGEGLLVTSDDVTLTDFTIQETKGDGIKSKGADRIIYRDLTVEWLGEPDEVNGAYGVYPVESTDVLVEDVTVRGASDAGIYVGQSDKIIVRDSTAEYNVAGIEIENSTNAEVYGNEVTNNTGGILVFDLPDLPVMGGNSTKIYDNNIHHNNTRNFAPKGNIVAGVPAGTGVIIMANDKVEVTGNTFDQNQTAQVLVTAYTEEFTDEDYNPLPRNVYVHGNTYGEGGKNPQGLLGEFAMLLGGEVPAIVWDGVTRWHDGEDVDVNLVIDEDEGVGFVNLGLGAYPVKLTSVSPNQDRPDSEPFGTLDPVKLSHAE
- a CDS encoding DksA/TraR family C4-type zinc finger protein — translated: MAGGWSRDGAVHEQIEDSIQDELQRLRAMRAPARESLKECVECGDPIPEKRRESVPGVRFCVACQSERDEIMTRRGGINRRGSKDSQLK
- the ahcY gene encoding adenosylhomocysteinase yields the protein MANDYAVADISQADYGRMEITIAETEMPGLMAAREEYGAEQPLKGARIAGSLHMTIQTAVLIQTLEALGAEVRWASCNIYSTQDHAAAAIADAGTPVFAHKGETLEEYWDFCDKIFEWPDGKTVNLILDDGGDATMYLIIGEKAEKDPSILDKPGSEEEVALFKQIKKRIAQSPGWFARIKAGIKGVSEETTTGVNRLYQLEKKGELPFPAINVNDSVTKSKFDNKYGCKESLVDAIRRGTDVMMAGKTAFVAGYGDVGKGSAASLSGAGARVTVSEVDPICALQAAMDGYDVQTLDTMASKADIFVTATGNKDILTVDHMRAMKDMSIVCNIGHFDNEIQVEGLRNFKWTNIKPQVDMIEFPDGKRIILLSEGRLVNLGNATGHPSFVMSASFTNQTLAQIALHKNDGEYKNSVYTLPKHLDEKVARLHLAKLNVGLTELSEEQADYIGVTQEGPYKPEHYRY
- a CDS encoding EF-hand domain-containing protein; the protein is MTRFLLLSLLGGICAFPIALAQADEPLKASISADDDLVRLPGSGQLKSKEARKKLDADKLKPGGGLLASFDIDQDGLISADEFEAGIKRAFADADENEDGELTALEQQAWAASLPTRDDSLSNPTRFDPNLDRRVTFEEFSSVIIDLGSDYRGEEDAQLTVASLKASKKEERNRFPNLLQGQFETRSGTAKN
- the polA gene encoding DNA polymerase I, with amino-acid sequence MPTAPINEDSHLYLIDASAYIFRAFHALPPLSRASDGLPVGAVAGFCNMLWKLLEELKGDDRPTHFACVFDKGSYTFRNDLYPDYKANRDEPPEDLRPQFPLVREASIAFACHALELEGYEADDLIATYARQAEAKGARVTIVSSDKDLMQLVTDKIVMLDTMKNKTIDRDGVFEKFGVTPEQVVDVQSLAGDSTDNVPGAPGIGVKTAATLLAEYNTVEELLERAEEIKQPKRRQTLIDFADQVRISKKLVTLEDKVPVEVPLEDLAVCDPDPETLIEFLERMEFRTITRRVRETFEAEGVIEEPSQSEIGFDRESYVCIRDFKTLEDWIARAHTAGVIGLDTETDSLDCQTCKLVGISLAVAPNEAAYIPLAHIDPDHSGGDDMFDADPPRQIRQEDALKALKPLLENPAVLKVGQNFKYDLTVLARHGIDVTPVDDTMLLSFALHAGMHGHGMDELSERYFHHTPVPFKEVCGSGQKQITFDRVPLDKATEYAAEDADVTLRLWQIFKPRLHTEKVTTVYETLDRPLIPVLAEMESHGIKVDRDFLSRLSADFQQRMAGLEDDAYKAAGTEFNMGSPKQLGEILFGEMGLPGGKKTKSGQWSTDASQLETLAAQGHELPQIILDWRTLSKLRSTYTEALQDAINPNTGRVHTSYSMAGAQTGRLSSTDPNLQNIPIRTEEGRKIREAFIAKEGNVLISADYSQIELRLLAHIANIDALKNAFNEGLDIHAMTASEMFDTPIEGMDPMVRRKAKAINFGIIYGISAFGLANQLGIQRGEASDYINAYFEKFPGIRKYMDETKEFAKEHLYVETAFGRKLHLKEMGSKNGAQRAFAERQAINAPIQGSAADIIKRAMIAMPGALAKKKLDAKMLLQVHDELVFEVPEAQAEDTIAVVRKTMEKAHLPALDLSVPLDVDANAAKTWAEAH